One genomic window of Sodaliphilus pleomorphus includes the following:
- a CDS encoding HAD family hydrolase, whose translation MKYRNVIFDLGNVLVALDNEACARALTAIGCECLVRVNDDPAVRRLFDQLGLGLISNVQFYAQVRRLTGTTATDAQIDTACNAMLTVIPDVKKQRLLDLRRAGCHTFLLSNTIDIHWRYCVEHLFPYNGYGVPDYFDRAFVSQVMHLAKPDRKIFETVIEQTGIDPHHTLFIDDLQENCDAAAQLGIDVYCNAHFNDWLSLEL comes from the coding sequence ATGAAATACCGCAATGTAATTTTCGACCTGGGCAACGTGCTTGTGGCGCTCGACAACGAGGCCTGTGCACGTGCCCTCACAGCCATAGGCTGCGAGTGTCTTGTGAGGGTCAACGACGACCCTGCGGTGCGGCGCCTCTTCGACCAGCTGGGCCTCGGTCTCATCAGCAACGTTCAGTTCTATGCCCAGGTGCGCCGCCTCACAGGCACCACTGCCACCGATGCGCAAATCGATACGGCCTGCAACGCGATGCTCACTGTTATCCCCGACGTCAAGAAGCAACGCCTGCTCGATTTGCGCCGTGCTGGCTGCCACACTTTTCTGCTGAGCAACACCATCGACATCCATTGGCGCTATTGTGTCGAGCATCTCTTCCCCTACAATGGATACGGTGTGCCCGACTACTTCGACCGCGCCTTTGTGTCGCAGGTCATGCACCTTGCCAAGCCCGATAGAAAAATCTTTGAGACCGTAATCGAGCAGACGGGCATCGACCCGCACCACACGCTCTTTATCGACGACCTCCAGGAGAATTGCGACGCTGCGGCACAGTTGGGTATCGATGTGTATTGCAACGCCCACTTCAACGACTGGCTCTCGCTCGAGCTGTAA
- a CDS encoding MBL fold metallo-hydrolase, with protein MKFMHMSLLLAACMVAGCNATGSSSGAQGRPGTDATVAVADTFATPSGKKIVITPIKHGSLEINYNGLEFQIDPVGKGVEPATDYSRFRKADYILVTHEHFDHLDPAAITAVSKPSTVLVTNARCAAKLGQGTVMKNGDRRTLAPGITVEAVPAYNTTPGHTQFHPKGRDNGYVLGLDGFNIYIGGDTEDIPEMARLKNIDVAFLPVNQPYTMTPIQLRRAAIMVHPRVLYPYHYGLTDTATIREELKGLKLDLRLRNFK; from the coding sequence ATGAAGTTTATGCACATGTCTCTATTGCTGGCAGCTTGCATGGTAGCAGGCTGCAATGCCACGGGCAGCAGCAGCGGTGCTCAGGGCCGGCCCGGCACTGATGCTACTGTCGCCGTAGCCGATACCTTTGCCACACCATCGGGCAAGAAGATTGTGATCACTCCCATCAAGCACGGGTCGCTCGAGATCAACTACAATGGTCTTGAGTTTCAGATCGATCCCGTGGGCAAGGGTGTGGAGCCAGCGACCGACTACAGCAGGTTTCGCAAGGCCGACTACATCCTCGTCACCCACGAGCACTTCGACCACCTCGATCCCGCGGCCATCACTGCCGTGAGCAAGCCCTCGACGGTGCTTGTGACCAATGCCCGTTGTGCTGCCAAGCTGGGGCAGGGCACCGTCATGAAAAATGGCGACCGCAGGACGCTTGCGCCGGGCATCACTGTCGAGGCCGTTCCGGCCTACAACACCACCCCCGGGCACACCCAGTTCCATCCCAAGGGCCGCGACAACGGCTATGTGCTCGGGCTCGACGGTTTTAATATCTACATTGGCGGCGATACCGAGGATATTCCCGAGATGGCTCGGTTGAAAAATATCGACGTGGCTTTTCTGCCTGTCAACCAGCCCTACACTATGACCCCCATACAATTGCGCCGTGCTGCGATCATGGTGCACCCGCGGGTGCTTTATCCCTATCACTATGGCCTGACCGACACTGCAACAATACGTGAGGAGCTCAAGGGCTTGAAGCTCGACTTGCGCCTGCGCAACTTTAAGTGA
- a CDS encoding nitroreductase family protein produces the protein MNNEIINALLTRRSVRSYKPQQVTDDELRTVLETGTYAPTSMGRQDPWIVAVQNAGLRQELTEMNAKVMGVDSDPYYGAPTIVLVFATKGARNAVQDASLALGNMMNAAHAIGLGSCWINRELEMFDTPLGRSIMQRLGLPEGLTCVGALSLGYIDKQPAAPKPRKANYYRVVK, from the coding sequence ATGAACAACGAAATCATCAACGCGCTGCTCACACGTCGCAGCGTGCGCTCCTACAAGCCGCAGCAAGTGACCGACGACGAGCTGCGCACAGTGCTCGAGACAGGCACCTATGCCCCCACCTCGATGGGACGCCAGGATCCCTGGATTGTGGCCGTGCAAAATGCTGGGTTGCGGCAAGAGCTCACCGAGATGAATGCCAAGGTGATGGGCGTCGACAGCGACCCCTACTATGGTGCCCCCACCATCGTGCTCGTCTTTGCCACCAAGGGGGCGCGCAATGCTGTGCAGGATGCCAGCCTCGCGCTGGGCAACATGATGAACGCCGCCCATGCCATAGGGCTGGGCAGCTGCTGGATCAACCGCGAGCTCGAGATGTTTGACACGCCCCTGGGGCGCAGCATCATGCAGCGGCTTGGGCTGCCCGAAGGGTTGACTTGTGTGGGTGCACTCTCGCTGGGCTATATCGACAAGCAGCCGGCCGCCCCCAAGCCTCGCAAGGCCAATTACTACCGTGTCGTGAAATAA
- a CDS encoding glycoside hydrolase family 3 N-terminal domain-containing protein: MKKTVLTTIAVATAIAHNAQMKPAIPRDEAIEAKIENTLSKMTLDDKVGQMLELNIDIFGSNKGKGWEMDKAKMDSAIKVWRIGSVLNAPGTRAATVQQWQAWIPYIQKQSMRHLGIPSIYGLDNNHGSTYIQGGTLFPQPINVAASFNTELARTTAEVTAYESRAADCPWVYNPTIDLGRDPRWPRLWESYGEDPVVESRMVEAAIAGYQGSDPNHLGKYNVATSVKHYLAYGAPFSGKDRTPAYVAPQVLREKYFAPFKAAAQAGALTFMANSASVNGVPVHASYEYLTQWLKNDLNWDGMIVTDWADINNLYTREHVAKDKKEAIKIAINAGIDMSMDPYDVDFCTLLKELVNEGQVKMSRIDDAVRRILRVKYRLGLFDTPNTGGKDYAKFGSDDFALKALHAAEESEVLLKNDDGTLPIARGTKILVTGPNANQMRCLDGGWSYTWQGSGAEDLASKYNTIYEALCNKYGRDNVTLEQGVTYNEKGHYWEENTPHIDKAVAAAQGVDVIVACIGENSYTETPGNLTDLTLSKNQRDLVKALAKTGKPIVLILNEGRPRLIADIEPLAKAVVNILLPGNYGADALANLLSGEVNFSAKMPYTYPKEINSLINYDYKVSEEVSTMAGAYDYDAKVTQQWPFGYGLSYTTFTYSHLTIDKTDFEPDDELTVSVDVTNSGRRAGKEAVLLYSSDLVASIVPDCRRLRAFKKIELQPGETKTVTFKLPASDLAFVGQDMKWRLEDGDFVFTTGGQAVKARCTKTKVWNTPNI; encoded by the coding sequence ATGAAGAAAACTGTGTTGACCACAATCGCTGTCGCCACAGCGATAGCACACAACGCCCAAATGAAGCCAGCCATACCCCGCGACGAGGCCATAGAGGCAAAAATCGAGAACACGCTGAGCAAGATGACCCTCGACGACAAAGTGGGACAGATGCTCGAGCTCAACATCGACATCTTCGGCTCCAACAAGGGCAAAGGCTGGGAAATGGACAAAGCCAAGATGGACTCTGCCATCAAAGTCTGGCGCATAGGGTCGGTGCTCAACGCCCCGGGCACCCGTGCTGCCACTGTACAACAGTGGCAAGCGTGGATACCCTACATCCAGAAGCAGTCGATGCGCCACCTGGGCATCCCCAGCATCTACGGCCTCGACAACAACCACGGCTCGACCTATATACAAGGCGGCACGCTCTTCCCGCAACCCATCAACGTGGCCGCCTCGTTCAACACCGAGCTGGCCCGCACGACGGCCGAGGTCACGGCCTATGAGAGCCGCGCTGCCGACTGCCCCTGGGTGTACAACCCCACCATCGACCTGGGCCGCGACCCGCGCTGGCCGCGCCTGTGGGAAAGCTATGGCGAAGACCCCGTGGTGGAGTCGCGCATGGTAGAAGCCGCCATAGCGGGCTACCAGGGCAGCGACCCCAATCACCTGGGCAAGTACAACGTGGCCACATCGGTCAAGCACTACCTGGCCTATGGGGCTCCCTTCTCGGGCAAAGACCGCACGCCAGCCTATGTCGCGCCACAAGTGCTGCGAGAAAAATACTTCGCCCCCTTCAAGGCAGCCGCCCAGGCCGGCGCGCTCACCTTCATGGCCAACTCGGCCTCGGTCAACGGCGTGCCGGTGCATGCCAGCTATGAGTACCTCACCCAGTGGCTCAAGAACGACCTGAACTGGGACGGAATGATTGTGACCGACTGGGCCGACATCAACAATCTCTACACCCGCGAGCATGTGGCCAAAGACAAAAAAGAAGCCATTAAAATCGCCATCAATGCCGGCATCGACATGAGCATGGACCCCTACGACGTCGACTTCTGCACCCTGCTCAAGGAGCTTGTGAACGAGGGGCAGGTGAAGATGTCGCGCATCGACGATGCCGTGCGCCGCATCTTGCGTGTGAAATACCGGCTGGGCCTTTTCGACACGCCCAACACCGGCGGAAAGGACTATGCAAAATTTGGCAGCGACGACTTTGCCCTCAAAGCCCTGCACGCTGCCGAGGAGAGCGAGGTGCTGCTCAAGAACGACGACGGCACCCTGCCCATAGCACGCGGCACCAAGATACTGGTCACCGGCCCAAATGCCAACCAGATGCGCTGTCTCGACGGCGGCTGGAGCTACACCTGGCAGGGCTCGGGAGCCGAGGACCTGGCAAGCAAGTACAACACCATCTACGAGGCACTGTGCAACAAGTACGGCCGCGACAACGTCACACTCGAGCAAGGCGTGACCTATAATGAGAAAGGCCACTACTGGGAAGAGAACACCCCCCACATCGACAAGGCCGTGGCGGCTGCACAGGGCGTAGACGTGATTGTGGCTTGCATAGGCGAGAACTCCTATACCGAGACTCCCGGCAACCTCACCGACCTCACGCTCTCTAAGAACCAGCGCGACCTGGTGAAGGCACTGGCCAAGACCGGCAAGCCCATCGTGCTCATCTTGAACGAGGGACGCCCACGGCTCATTGCCGACATCGAGCCCCTGGCCAAGGCTGTGGTCAACATCCTGCTGCCTGGCAACTATGGTGCCGATGCCCTGGCCAACCTGCTAAGCGGCGAGGTAAACTTCAGTGCAAAGATGCCCTATACCTATCCCAAGGAAATCAACAGCCTCATCAACTACGACTACAAGGTGAGCGAGGAAGTATCGACCATGGCCGGAGCCTACGACTACGACGCCAAGGTGACCCAGCAGTGGCCCTTCGGCTACGGACTGAGCTACACTACATTCACCTACAGCCACCTCACGATCGACAAGACCGACTTTGAGCCCGACGACGAGCTCACTGTGAGCGTTGACGTGACCAATAGCGGCCGCCGTGCCGGCAAAGAGGCCGTGCTGCTCTACAGCAGCGACCTGGTGGCATCGATAGTGCCCGACTGCCGCAGGCTGCGTGCATTCAAGAAAATCGAGCTGCAGCCCGGTGAGACCAAGACAGTCACCTTCAAGCTGCCGGCAAGCGACCTGGCCTTTGTGGGACAAGACATGAAGTGGCGACTTGAGGATGGCGACTTTGTGTTTACCACAGGCGGACAGGCCGTGAAAGCACGATGCACCAAGACCAAGGTGTGGAACACACCCAACATATAG
- a CDS encoding replication-associated recombination protein A yields the protein MNYQPLAERLRPKTLDDYIGQKHLVGPGAVIRRMIESGNISSFILWGPPGVGKTTLARIIAEHTQVPFYTLSAVTSGVKEVRDVLERCKQDAQSVFSKGRPILFIDEIHRFNKSQQDSLLGAVENGTVTLIGATTENPSFEVIRPLLSRAQVYVLNPLDKDDLLQLLDHAVKTDAMFKNLQVRVEQTTALLRYSGGDARKLLNILDLIYQSLAPGEPMVINDDVVTSRLQQNPMAFDKDGEMHYDIISAFIKSIRGSDPDAAVYWLARLIEGGEDPKFIARRLCISAAEDIGLANPNALLLANATFDIIQKIGWPEGRIPLSECTIYLAASAKSNSAYMAINAAQQLVAATGNAPVPLHLRNAPTKLMKQLGYGKDYKYAHDFPGHFVNQEYMPQQLHHPQLWVPQDNPAENVMRARQQGRWHPDEQ from the coding sequence ATGAATTATCAACCATTGGCCGAGCGCTTGAGGCCGAAGACACTCGACGACTACATAGGCCAGAAGCACCTGGTGGGGCCAGGAGCCGTGATACGCCGCATGATAGAGAGCGGCAATATCTCTTCTTTTATCTTGTGGGGACCTCCTGGAGTGGGCAAGACCACGCTGGCGCGCATCATTGCCGAGCACACTCAGGTGCCCTTCTACACGCTCTCGGCCGTGACCAGCGGCGTCAAGGAGGTGCGCGATGTGCTCGAACGTTGCAAGCAGGACGCCCAAAGCGTGTTTTCCAAAGGCCGCCCCATTTTGTTTATCGACGAGATACACCGTTTCAACAAGTCGCAGCAAGACTCGTTGCTGGGCGCCGTCGAGAACGGCACGGTCACGCTCATAGGCGCCACGACCGAGAATCCCTCGTTCGAGGTCATACGTCCCTTGCTCTCGCGTGCCCAGGTCTATGTGCTCAACCCGCTCGACAAGGACGACTTGCTCCAGCTGCTCGACCATGCCGTGAAGACCGATGCCATGTTCAAGAATCTCCAGGTGAGGGTGGAGCAGACCACGGCCCTGTTGCGCTACAGCGGCGGCGATGCCCGCAAGTTGCTCAACATCCTCGACCTCATCTACCAGTCGCTGGCCCCGGGCGAGCCCATGGTCATCAACGACGATGTGGTCACCAGCCGGCTGCAGCAGAATCCCATGGCCTTTGACAAGGACGGCGAGATGCACTACGACATTATCTCGGCATTCATCAAGTCGATACGCGGCAGCGACCCCGATGCCGCCGTCTACTGGCTGGCCCGCCTCATCGAGGGCGGAGAGGACCCCAAGTTCATCGCCCGTCGCCTGTGCATCTCGGCTGCCGAAGACATAGGCCTGGCCAACCCCAACGCCTTGTTGCTGGCCAATGCCACCTTCGACATCATACAGAAGATAGGGTGGCCCGAGGGACGCATCCCCCTGAGCGAGTGCACCATCTACCTGGCCGCCTCGGCCAAGAGCAACAGTGCCTACATGGCCATCAACGCGGCCCAGCAACTTGTGGCCGCTACGGGCAATGCCCCGGTGCCCCTGCACTTGCGCAACGCGCCCACTAAGTTGATGAAGCAGCTGGGATATGGCAAGGACTACAAGTATGCCCACGACTTCCCCGGCCATTTTGTCAACCAGGAGTACATGCCCCAGCAGCTGCATCACCCGCAGCTGTGGGTGCCGCAGGACAACCCGGCCGAGAATGTGATGCGCGCGCGTCAGCAGGGACGCTGGCACCCCGACGAGCAGTGA
- a CDS encoding Na+/H+ antiporter NhaC family protein, which yields MSTARGLLALSPIAVFLLLYVVVSAMIGDFYKMPLSITFIVASVWALLLMPKMKISDRIEIFSSGAANTNILYMIWIFILAGAFSALAKGVGAIDATVNLTLWALPPGYIVPGLFVVTCFISMSIGTSVGTIVALTPFAVQLAATTGGNVPYYTAVVLSGSFFGDNLSFISDTTIAATRSLKVKMSDKFKTNLLIALPAALVVLGVYVAMGIASPSHEAASTASGNWWLVLPYLVVIATAMCGVNVMIVLTLGIACCIAIATVVAQHAGLVDMCSMMGKGVQDMSDLIIVTLLAAGLLEVINYNGGIKYLIQLLTRHIGGSRAAQAVIALLVSLTNVCTANNTIAIITVGSISRHIATQFHVDPRKAASLLDTGSCIVQSLIPYGAQSLMAAGLAHVSPVAFLPYMYYSWALAAMVALSIVFNFPRKGSC from the coding sequence ATGAGCACTGCCAGGGGGCTGCTCGCCTTGTCGCCCATTGCAGTGTTCCTGCTGCTCTATGTAGTGGTGTCGGCCATGATAGGCGATTTCTACAAGATGCCGCTGAGCATAACATTTATCGTCGCCTCGGTGTGGGCGCTGCTCTTGATGCCTAAAATGAAAATCAGCGACCGCATCGAGATATTCTCGAGCGGAGCAGCCAACACCAACATCCTTTACATGATATGGATCTTCATTCTGGCAGGGGCATTCTCGGCACTTGCCAAGGGCGTGGGAGCCATCGATGCCACGGTCAACCTCACGCTGTGGGCACTGCCGCCCGGCTACATTGTGCCGGGCCTGTTTGTCGTCACCTGTTTCATCTCGATGTCGATAGGCACCTCGGTGGGCACCATTGTAGCACTCACCCCGTTTGCCGTGCAACTGGCAGCGACCACCGGCGGCAATGTGCCCTACTACACGGCTGTAGTGCTAAGCGGCTCATTCTTTGGCGACAACCTGTCGTTTATAAGCGACACGACAATTGCAGCCACCCGCAGCCTAAAGGTGAAAATGAGCGACAAGTTCAAGACCAACCTGCTCATCGCCCTGCCTGCGGCACTGGTGGTGCTGGGCGTGTATGTAGCGATGGGGATAGCCTCGCCCAGCCACGAGGCGGCAAGCACGGCAAGTGGCAACTGGTGGCTGGTGCTGCCCTACCTTGTTGTGATCGCTACCGCCATGTGTGGCGTGAACGTGATGATTGTGCTCACACTGGGCATCGCCTGCTGCATCGCCATCGCAACGGTCGTCGCGCAGCACGCCGGCCTCGTCGACATGTGCTCCATGATGGGCAAGGGCGTGCAAGACATGAGCGATCTCATCATCGTGACCCTGCTCGCGGCAGGATTGCTGGAGGTGATAAACTACAACGGCGGCATCAAGTACCTGATACAGCTGCTCACGCGGCACATAGGCGGCAGCCGTGCGGCACAGGCCGTGATTGCGCTGCTGGTGAGCCTCACCAACGTGTGCACCGCCAACAACACCATCGCCATCATCACAGTGGGCAGCATCTCGCGGCACATTGCTACACAGTTTCATGTCGACCCACGCAAGGCAGCAAGCCTGCTCGACACGGGGTCTTGCATCGTGCAGAGCCTCATCCCCTACGGGGCACAGTCGCTCATGGCAGCGGGGCTGGCCCACGTGAGCCCCGTGGCCTTCCTGCCCTATATGTACTACAGCTGGGCCCTTGCAGCGATGGTGGCACTGTCGATTGTGTTCAACTTCCCGCGGAAAGGATCATGTTGA
- a CDS encoding dockerin type I repeat-containing protein — protein MIYHITRFMACLLLGAVAVAAHCADLAQFNQNNYEGWVYNRNGVVDLSTARISGNKVTVYRDASGVDYTLTSPELRAGGASAVNVEFTFISTSILGGDVTHYSMYRNSPYVVLLDSAGNALSSYKCMVTDTVVTRHLRATMQLPAGVRRFKIRFAAYDADVNNAGAIRTATIAAVAGHAGRGDVNGDGGIDVSDVTTVTNYILGALAGFELDEVDVNADGRADVSDVTELINMILSAGS, from the coding sequence ATGATTTACCACATTACACGTTTCATGGCTTGCCTGCTGCTTGGTGCGGTAGCCGTGGCAGCACATTGTGCCGATCTGGCGCAATTCAACCAAAATAATTATGAAGGCTGGGTTTACAACCGCAACGGTGTCGTCGACTTGTCGACTGCAAGGATAAGCGGCAATAAGGTGACGGTATATAGAGACGCCTCGGGAGTTGATTACACCTTGACTTCGCCCGAGTTGCGGGCCGGTGGAGCCAGTGCGGTGAATGTGGAGTTCACATTTATCTCAACATCGATTTTGGGTGGCGACGTCACCCACTACAGCATGTACCGCAACTCGCCCTATGTGGTGCTGCTCGACTCGGCTGGCAACGCCCTGTCGAGCTACAAGTGCATGGTGACCGACACAGTGGTCACCCGCCACTTGCGTGCCACTATGCAGCTGCCAGCCGGCGTGCGGCGTTTCAAGATACGCTTTGCCGCCTATGATGCCGACGTAAACAATGCCGGCGCGATACGCACAGCCACCATTGCGGCTGTTGCCGGCCATGCCGGCCGCGGCGATGTGAACGGCGACGGCGGCATCGATGTGAGCGATGTGACCACAGTCACCAATTATATCCTGGGGGCGCTTGCAGGCTTTGAGCTCGACGAGGTGGATGTGAATGCCGACGGCAGGGCCGATGTGAGCGACGTGACCGAGCTCATCAACATGATCCTTTCCGCGGGAAGTTGA
- a CDS encoding PH domain-containing protein → MAYEFTASRVSGDGNAVFPDKLIITDEHVIYRKSRVIGYKETKIRLSSVGSVSVRQHLLFADIIIESKGGNVIEARGFSRGEAREIADLLEE, encoded by the coding sequence ATGGCATACGAGTTTACGGCAAGTAGGGTGTCGGGCGACGGCAATGCGGTGTTTCCCGACAAGTTGATTATCACCGACGAGCATGTGATTTACCGCAAGTCGCGCGTGATTGGTTACAAGGAGACGAAAATCAGGTTGAGCTCGGTGGGTAGCGTGTCGGTGCGGCAGCACCTGCTGTTTGCCGACATTATCATCGAGTCGAAGGGCGGCAATGTGATTGAGGCTCGCGGCTTCAGCCGCGGTGAGGCCCGTGAAATTGCCGACCTTCTTGAAGAGTAA
- a CDS encoding WXG100 family type VII secretion target, with amino-acid sequence MATDSSMKDISRVETYSKSLMQVSQQVEQVFDKLKKQTDIIGQNWSDSQFNEFRAQFNESIIKQIKGTCATLQRLSEYTKKQCEFHRMAQQHKL; translated from the coding sequence ATGGCAACCGACAGCTCAATGAAAGACATCTCCAGAGTGGAGACTTATTCTAAAAGCCTGATGCAAGTTAGTCAACAAGTTGAACAGGTTTTTGACAAACTAAAAAAACAAACAGATATCATCGGGCAAAATTGGTCTGACTCGCAGTTTAACGAGTTTCGCGCCCAATTCAACGAAAGCATTATTAAACAAATTAAAGGCACCTGTGCCACTCTGCAGCGCTTGTCGGAATACACTAAAAAACAATGTGAATTTCATCGTATGGCTCAACAACACAAACTATAA